The following are from one region of the Actinopolyspora halophila DSM 43834 genome:
- a CDS encoding 1,4-dihydroxy-2-naphthoate polyprenyltransferase: MASVAEWVEGARIRTLPNAIAPVIAGSGAALGTSGFDLPLSLLALAVSLLLITGVNFANDYSDGIRGTDEERTGPQRLVGSGAANPRSVLAAALACFALAAIAGLAVLYLSGHWWLLLLGAASIAGAWFYTGGKHPYGYAGLGELAVFCFFGPAAVLGTMYVQADTVNGSGIGAAVAMGSFSSAVLVANNLRDIPTDTVSGKRTLAVLLGDRDTRTLYVLLMLLPFLISTLTALRILPALLGFLALPLVITPLRTVIGGRTGLSLLPVLRDTGLAMLLWSVTTAIGFAVA, encoded by the coding sequence ATGGCCTCAGTCGCTGAATGGGTGGAAGGTGCCCGCATCCGTACCCTGCCGAACGCGATCGCCCCCGTGATCGCGGGCAGCGGCGCCGCGCTCGGCACCTCCGGGTTCGACCTTCCGTTGAGCTTGTTGGCCCTGGCCGTGTCACTACTGCTGATCACGGGGGTCAACTTCGCCAACGACTACTCCGACGGTATTCGCGGCACGGACGAGGAGCGGACCGGCCCGCAACGCCTCGTCGGCTCGGGAGCGGCCAATCCGCGCAGCGTGCTCGCGGCGGCGCTGGCCTGCTTCGCGCTGGCGGCGATCGCCGGGTTGGCCGTGCTGTACCTGAGCGGACACTGGTGGCTGCTGCTGCTCGGCGCGGCCAGCATCGCGGGAGCCTGGTTCTACACCGGGGGGAAGCACCCCTACGGTTACGCGGGACTCGGCGAACTGGCCGTTTTCTGCTTCTTCGGCCCCGCGGCGGTGTTGGGCACGATGTACGTGCAGGCCGACACCGTCAACGGATCCGGCATCGGGGCGGCGGTCGCGATGGGGTCGTTCTCCAGCGCGGTGCTGGTGGCGAACAACCTGCGCGACATCCCCACCGACACCGTCAGCGGCAAACGCACCCTGGCCGTGCTGCTCGGCGACAGGGACACCAGAACCCTGTACGTGCTGCTCATGCTGCTGCCGTTTCTGATCAGCACGCTCACGGCGCTGCGGATCCTGCCCGCACTGCTCGGATTCCTGGCCCTGCCGCTGGTCATAACTCCACTGCGGACGGTGATCGGCGGCAGGACCGGGCTGAGCCTGCTGCCCGTGCTGCGGGACACGGGACTGGCCATGCTGCTGTGGTCCGTGACCACGGCGATCGGGTTCGCCGTCGCGTGA
- a CDS encoding cytochrome c biogenesis protein CcdA — MDPHALAESGPLLLAVGFAALAGVVSFASPCVVPLVPGYLAYLAGVVGAEAPAVDVSETDEARRGRWRVAGAVALFILGFTVVFLLTTMLVFGLSDALLANEPVLRRVGGVVTVLMGLVFLGAFPALQRDVRIHRVPRGGVWGAPLLGAVFGLGWTPCVGPTLGGVISLAYTTEAVNGDVVRGAFLVFVYCLGLGIPFVVLALGARWAVKSTGWLRRHGRAIQLVGGGLLVLVGLLLVTGLWGNMIAELRVPINGFELPI; from the coding sequence GTGGATCCGCATGCGTTGGCAGAGTCCGGACCGCTACTTCTGGCGGTCGGGTTCGCCGCGCTCGCCGGTGTGGTCAGTTTCGCCTCACCCTGCGTGGTGCCGCTGGTCCCCGGATATCTGGCCTATCTCGCCGGTGTGGTCGGAGCCGAGGCTCCAGCCGTCGACGTTTCGGAAACCGACGAGGCACGCCGCGGACGTTGGCGCGTGGCCGGCGCGGTGGCCCTGTTCATCCTCGGCTTCACGGTCGTGTTCCTGCTGACCACCATGCTCGTGTTCGGGCTCTCGGACGCGCTGCTGGCCAACGAGCCGGTGCTGCGCCGCGTCGGCGGGGTCGTCACAGTGCTCATGGGCCTGGTTTTCCTCGGAGCGTTCCCGGCTCTGCAGCGCGACGTACGGATCCACCGTGTACCACGTGGCGGTGTCTGGGGAGCTCCGTTGCTCGGCGCGGTGTTCGGTCTCGGCTGGACACCTTGTGTCGGTCCCACTCTCGGCGGGGTGATATCGCTCGCCTACACCACCGAAGCCGTCAACGGTGACGTGGTGCGGGGTGCGTTCCTGGTGTTCGTCTACTGCCTCGGCCTCGGCATCCCGTTCGTGGTGCTCGCCCTCGGCGCGCGTTGGGCGGTGAAAAGCACCGGCTGGTTGCGCAGACACGGCCGGGCCATTCAGCTCGTCGGTGGAGGCCTGCTGGTGCTGGTCGGTTTGCTGCTGGTCACCGGCCTCTGGGGAAACATGATCGCCGAGCTGCGCGTCCCGATCAACGGATTCGAGTTGCCGATTTGA
- the ccsB gene encoding c-type cytochrome biogenesis protein CcsB, whose translation MQVNGTLSTLSDMAFATSVAVYVLAMLLYFAEFASARARDSAEEGSAEPATVSAGGGSSTSGGTQRPVVGRLEPEPRKPWSERFGGMAVAVTVLAVLVHAFSLVTRGFAVGRVPWGNMYEFGSAICLVAVVAWLVVLYRQSRPRRKATTAPRLRGLGGFVLLPTTLLLFLSGTALYAKASQLQPALQSYWIWIHVSAAIVSTGVFMVAGVTSMMFLVRLRYENNPMKSERIGSRLPMSQMLDRVAYRATVLIMPVWTFAIIAGAIWAEAAWGRFWGWDPKETCSFIAWIVYAAYLHARATSGWRGTRAAWINIFGLAVMVFNLFFINIVISGLHSYAGL comes from the coding sequence ATGCAGGTCAACGGGACACTGTCTACGTTGAGCGATATGGCTTTCGCGACCTCGGTCGCCGTCTACGTTCTCGCCATGCTGCTGTACTTCGCCGAGTTCGCCTCCGCGAGAGCGCGGGACTCGGCGGAGGAGGGCTCGGCCGAGCCCGCCACCGTGTCCGCGGGTGGGGGGAGCTCCACATCCGGGGGGACGCAGCGTCCCGTCGTGGGAAGGTTGGAACCGGAGCCGCGCAAGCCGTGGTCCGAACGCTTCGGCGGGATGGCCGTGGCCGTCACTGTGCTCGCGGTTCTCGTGCACGCTTTCTCCCTGGTGACACGCGGATTCGCCGTGGGGCGCGTGCCCTGGGGAAACATGTACGAGTTCGGCTCGGCCATCTGCCTGGTCGCCGTCGTGGCGTGGTTGGTGGTGCTCTACCGGCAGTCCCGCCCGCGGCGCAAGGCCACCACCGCCCCCCGCCTGCGCGGTCTCGGTGGATTCGTGTTGCTGCCGACCACACTGCTGCTGTTCCTTTCCGGGACGGCGCTGTACGCCAAGGCCTCCCAGCTGCAGCCCGCGCTGCAGTCCTACTGGATCTGGATCCACGTTTCCGCCGCCATCGTCTCCACCGGTGTTTTCATGGTGGCCGGCGTAACCAGCATGATGTTCCTCGTCCGCCTGCGGTACGAGAACAACCCGATGAAGTCGGAACGGATCGGCAGCAGGCTGCCGATGAGCCAGATGTTGGACCGGGTTGCCTACCGGGCCACCGTGCTGATCATGCCGGTGTGGACGTTCGCGATCATCGCGGGCGCTATCTGGGCCGAAGCCGCGTGGGGGCGTTTCTGGGGCTGGGACCCCAAGGAGACGTGCTCCTTCATCGCGTGGATCGTCTACGCGGCCTACCTGCACGCCCGCGCGACCTCGGGGTGGCGCGGCACCCGAGCGGCCTGGATCAACATCTTCGGTCTGGCCGTGATGGTCTTCAACCTGTTCTTCATCAACATCGTCATTTCCGGACTGCACTCCTACGCGGGGCTGTGA
- a CDS encoding histidine phosphatase family protein, with protein sequence MSGRTTVVHFVRHGEVHNPEGILYGRLPGYRLSEEGRRQAKLVAGFLAERDVRTVHASPMQRAAETASPVAEQHAFDITTDERLIEAENRFEGCRVSVGDGALRSPRHWPKLWNPLRPSWGEPYLRIAHRMLAAAHRARDAAGTGEAVCVSHQLPIWTLRRFLEGKSLWHDPRKRQCSLASVTSLMFRDEEFERLLYTEPAGETDARASGA encoded by the coding sequence GTGAGTGGAAGAACCACCGTCGTCCATTTCGTGCGTCACGGCGAGGTGCACAACCCGGAGGGCATTCTGTACGGGCGCCTTCCCGGATACCGGCTCTCCGAGGAAGGTCGGCGCCAGGCCAAGCTGGTGGCGGGCTTCCTGGCCGAGCGCGACGTCAGGACGGTGCACGCTTCTCCGATGCAACGCGCCGCGGAAACCGCTTCACCGGTGGCCGAGCAGCACGCGTTCGACATCACCACGGACGAGCGCCTCATCGAGGCGGAGAACCGCTTCGAGGGGTGCAGGGTGTCGGTGGGGGACGGGGCGCTGCGTTCCCCCCGGCACTGGCCGAAGCTGTGGAACCCGCTCCGTCCGTCCTGGGGGGAGCCGTACCTGCGTATCGCCCACCGGATGCTGGCTGCGGCGCACCGGGCGCGTGACGCGGCGGGCACGGGCGAGGCCGTCTGCGTCTCGCACCAGCTCCCGATCTGGACACTGCGGCGTTTCCTCGAGGGCAAGTCCCTGTGGCACGATCCGCGCAAGCGACAGTGCTCGTTGGCTTCCGTGACCAGCCTGATGTTCCGCGACGAGGAGTTCGAGCGGCTGTTGTACACCGAGCCCGCGGGTGAGACGGACGCGAGAGCGAGTGGTGCATGA
- the resB gene encoding cytochrome c biogenesis protein ResB: MSTSFLRRILSFLRNTWRGLTSMRTALVLLFLLALAALPGALLPQWSLNEDNVREFSDNYPTLAKVLDAVGAFNVFSSVWFAAIYVLLFVSLIGCLLPRSSHYLRQLRARPVRTPRNLERMPHHAGGTVGLSTEEMTAVVRRRLRRWRTEEATEADGSRTISAERGYLREAGNLVFHFALVGLLITVAGGQLTRYEGQVVVQADGSSFCNSGTYNYDSFRAGPTVDGTGLSEFCLRVKDFDVRYLASGQPDNFHADIDYQSGKALDDGDWKPHDLQVNNPLRTAGDRIYLTGNGYTPVFTVTFPDGQQRTKKTQWKPVNTGTMLSQGATKFDRPDMPDEQRRHENQLAIRGLFAPTAQLNGKVLSSSFPALNEPMAAVDVLKGKLGFATGESQSIFNVNQELIDSGQLERVERQNLAVGDSVRLADGTSIRFDGVQRWVNLQVSHNPFQSYVLVFALTVVVGLGASLSIKRRRIWVRITPAGAGTGTTETDAEESDGNTSVEIGGLARTDQAGYGEEFTRIAEELLVSGRGSTASSVAGDNSRGRSS; encoded by the coding sequence ATGAGCACTTCGTTCTTGCGGCGCATCCTGAGCTTCCTGCGCAACACCTGGCGCGGGTTGACCTCCATGCGCACCGCCCTGGTCCTGCTTTTCCTGCTCGCGCTAGCGGCGCTTCCCGGGGCATTGCTGCCGCAGTGGTCGTTGAACGAGGACAACGTCAGGGAGTTCTCCGACAACTACCCGACCCTGGCGAAGGTTCTGGACGCCGTAGGCGCGTTCAACGTCTTCAGCTCCGTCTGGTTCGCGGCCATCTACGTGCTGTTGTTCGTGTCGCTGATCGGATGTCTGCTGCCGCGCAGCTCGCACTACCTGCGCCAGCTGCGCGCGCGCCCCGTGCGCACGCCGCGGAACCTGGAGAGGATGCCGCATCACGCGGGCGGAACCGTCGGCCTCTCCACGGAGGAGATGACCGCGGTCGTCCGGCGCAGGCTGCGTCGTTGGCGGACCGAGGAGGCAACCGAAGCGGACGGGTCGCGCACGATCAGTGCCGAGCGCGGTTACCTGCGGGAAGCGGGGAACCTGGTCTTCCACTTCGCCCTCGTCGGACTGCTGATCACTGTCGCCGGTGGTCAGCTCACGCGCTACGAGGGCCAGGTCGTGGTGCAGGCCGACGGATCGAGTTTCTGCAACTCGGGCACGTACAACTACGATTCCTTCCGGGCGGGCCCCACCGTGGACGGAACCGGCCTGAGCGAGTTCTGCTTGCGGGTGAAGGATTTCGACGTGCGCTACCTCGCGTCCGGCCAGCCCGACAACTTCCACGCCGACATCGACTACCAGTCGGGCAAGGCGCTGGACGACGGCGACTGGAAACCGCACGACCTCCAGGTGAACAATCCGCTGCGCACGGCCGGAGACCGGATTTATCTCACGGGCAACGGTTACACCCCGGTGTTCACGGTGACCTTCCCGGACGGGCAGCAGCGAACCAAGAAGACCCAGTGGAAGCCCGTCAACACCGGCACCATGCTGTCGCAGGGAGCCACCAAGTTCGACCGGCCCGACATGCCCGATGAGCAGCGACGTCACGAGAACCAGCTGGCGATCAGGGGGCTGTTCGCACCGACGGCACAGCTGAACGGCAAGGTGCTCAGCTCGAGCTTTCCCGCGCTGAACGAGCCGATGGCCGCCGTGGACGTGCTCAAGGGCAAACTCGGTTTCGCCACCGGGGAGAGCCAGTCGATCTTCAACGTGAACCAGGAACTGATCGACTCCGGGCAGCTGGAGCGGGTCGAGCGGCAGAACCTGGCCGTCGGTGATTCGGTTCGCCTGGCCGACGGGACGTCCATCAGGTTCGACGGTGTTCAACGGTGGGTGAACCTGCAGGTCTCGCACAATCCGTTCCAGTCGTACGTCCTGGTGTTCGCGCTGACGGTCGTCGTCGGCCTCGGCGCATCGTTGAGCATCAAGCGGCGCAGAATCTGGGTGCGGATCACTCCGGCCGGAGCGGGCACCGGAACCACCGAGACGGATGCGGAAGAATCGGACGGCAACACTTCCGTCGAGATCGGCGGGCTCGCCCGTACCGATCAGGCCGGATACGGCGAGGAGTTCACCAGAATCGCCGAAGAGCTGCTGGTGAGTGGGCGTGGGTCCACGGCCTCCTCGGTGGCGGGGGACAACTCCCGCGGAAGGAGTAGTTGA
- a CDS encoding TlpA family protein disulfide reductase has translation MKSNRRRSRAGRRWLVLAIVALLGLLSGCAGGDGDAVADNGEFTFVSPGGRTRLFYPPDERGRVTDLKGESLKKSDERIRLSDFEGEVVVLNIWGSWCPPCRAEAEDLQAVQDSLGDEGVQLLGIDVRDNRNAARDFVNNFGVTYPSIFDPSGRAMLALDGFPRSTTPATVVLDRRHRVAAIYLTAITEEELLPKVRDIASEGTETGSEGTAPKDSGPAEQGSRVPESGGAN, from the coding sequence ATGAAGTCGAACCGTCGGCGGAGCCGAGCCGGTAGGCGATGGCTGGTCCTGGCGATCGTGGCTTTGCTCGGTCTGCTGTCCGGATGCGCGGGCGGCGACGGGGACGCGGTGGCCGACAACGGGGAGTTCACGTTCGTTTCCCCGGGAGGCAGGACCAGGCTGTTCTACCCGCCGGACGAGCGCGGTCGGGTGACCGACCTCAAGGGCGAGTCCCTGAAGAAGTCGGACGAGCGGATCCGGCTGTCCGACTTCGAGGGCGAGGTCGTGGTGCTCAACATCTGGGGCTCGTGGTGTCCGCCCTGCAGGGCGGAGGCCGAGGACCTGCAGGCGGTGCAGGACTCCCTCGGTGACGAGGGAGTGCAGCTGCTCGGCATCGACGTCAGGGACAACCGGAACGCCGCGCGGGACTTCGTGAACAACTTCGGGGTCACCTACCCGTCGATCTTCGATCCCTCCGGGCGCGCCATGCTGGCCTTGGACGGTTTTCCGCGCAGCACGACTCCGGCGACCGTGGTGCTGGATCGCAGGCACCGGGTGGCGGCGATCTACCTGACGGCGATCACCGAGGAAGAGCTGCTGCCCAAGGTGCGCGACATCGCGAGCGAGGGCACGGAGACCGGTTCCGAGGGGACGGCACCGAAGGATTCCGGTCCCGCGGAGCAGGGTTCGCGGGTTCCCGAATCCGGTGGTGCGAACTAA
- a CDS encoding AAA family ATPase translates to MTGRQDEPGARWDSEQGSSDATPNPNAEAAGSGARPEHSMPDYGAGSGTSATPGGDPAAGANPDRSAPNPPGDAGTYQQSGVPGGTPPPQQVPGQPYSGPNPVVPPYMNPAASGPQQVPGAEQYRMQSGPHQTPGGSSGAHQVWGGQSGPYPAPPGQQPYPPQGYPQGYPQPQQGQSFPAQQPAPGQQDPALGQDLSSAQLVRQAKRPPQSGWRRAVYLASGKTINPGESPADVRRRELIGRINQPLQGCYKIAMLSLKGGVGKTTTTATLGSTFSSLRGDRVIAVDANPDRGTLGQKIPMETTATVRHLLRDAQRIRKYSDVRSYTSQGPSRLEVLASEQDPAVSEAFSESDYHTTVSLLEHFYNMVLTDCGTGLMHSAMKGVLDVADSLVIVSPGSVDGARSASATLDWLDAHGYGELVARSVAVINSVRPGSGKVDVDKLAAHFGARCRSVSRIPFDAHLEEGAEVDLDQLAAPTRLALLELAATVADDFPHAAGRQ, encoded by the coding sequence GTGACCGGAAGACAGGACGAGCCGGGAGCCCGATGGGATTCGGAACAGGGCTCCTCCGACGCGACGCCGAACCCGAACGCGGAGGCTGCCGGAAGCGGCGCCAGGCCGGAGCACTCGATGCCCGACTACGGTGCGGGATCCGGGACGAGCGCCACCCCGGGCGGTGATCCCGCGGCCGGTGCGAATCCGGATCGGTCCGCCCCGAACCCGCCCGGTGACGCGGGGACGTATCAGCAGTCGGGAGTGCCCGGCGGAACGCCTCCTCCGCAGCAGGTTCCGGGACAGCCGTACTCGGGGCCCAATCCCGTGGTGCCTCCCTACATGAATCCCGCGGCTTCGGGACCCCAGCAGGTTCCCGGCGCGGAGCAGTACCGGATGCAGTCCGGGCCCCACCAGACGCCGGGGGGCTCTTCCGGAGCACACCAGGTGTGGGGCGGACAATCCGGGCCCTACCCGGCTCCCCCCGGGCAGCAGCCCTACCCTCCGCAGGGATATCCGCAGGGGTACCCGCAGCCGCAGCAGGGGCAGTCCTTTCCCGCTCAGCAGCCGGCTCCCGGCCAGCAGGACCCCGCCCTGGGACAGGACCTCTCCTCGGCGCAGCTGGTGCGGCAGGCCAAGCGTCCCCCGCAGTCCGGTTGGCGGCGTGCCGTCTATCTGGCCAGCGGGAAAACGATCAACCCGGGGGAGAGTCCGGCCGACGTCCGCAGGCGTGAGCTGATCGGTCGTATCAACCAGCCGCTGCAGGGCTGCTACAAGATCGCGATGCTCAGTCTGAAGGGCGGGGTGGGCAAGACCACCACCACGGCCACTCTCGGATCCACGTTCTCCTCGCTGCGTGGTGACCGCGTGATCGCGGTGGACGCGAACCCGGACCGGGGGACGCTGGGCCAGAAGATTCCGATGGAGACCACGGCGACGGTGCGGCACCTGCTGCGGGACGCCCAGCGCATCCGCAAGTACAGCGACGTCCGTTCGTACACCTCGCAGGGGCCGAGCAGGCTCGAGGTGCTGGCGAGCGAGCAGGACCCGGCTGTTTCGGAGGCCTTCAGCGAGTCCGACTACCACACCACGGTGTCGTTGTTGGAGCACTTCTACAACATGGTGCTCACCGACTGCGGGACCGGTCTGATGCACTCGGCCATGAAGGGCGTGCTCGACGTGGCCGACTCCCTGGTGATCGTCTCCCCCGGATCGGTCGACGGCGCGCGCAGCGCTTCGGCCACGCTGGACTGGCTGGACGCGCACGGTTACGGCGAACTGGTCGCGCGTTCCGTCGCTGTGATCAACTCGGTGCGGCCGGGTTCGGGCAAGGTCGATGTGGACAAACTGGCGGCACACTTCGGAGCCAGGTGCCGCTCGGTTTCCCGGATCCCGTTCGACGCTCACCTCGAAGAGGGAGCCGAGGTGGATCTGGACCAGCTCGCCGCGCCGACCAGGCTGGCACTGCTCGAACTCGCCGCGACCGTCGCCGACGACTTCCCCCACGCCGCAGGCAGGCAGTAG
- a CDS encoding DUF4229 domain-containing protein, with the protein MQQQQGTPDFESGDQNSREERESSRLAFDIALYTVARFGLLAVLAGVLVLFRVPLLVALAVAVVVAMPLSLVIFSGLRRRVAAGMAERSRVRRQRKEQLRAQLRETADSSPVERDPEEPESDRREE; encoded by the coding sequence GTGCAGCAACAGCAGGGAACTCCCGACTTCGAGTCGGGTGACCAGAACTCTCGGGAGGAGCGGGAGTCGAGCCGGTTGGCGTTCGACATCGCTCTTTACACCGTGGCCCGTTTCGGCCTGCTCGCCGTGCTGGCGGGGGTGCTCGTGCTTTTCCGGGTTCCGCTGCTCGTGGCCCTGGCCGTGGCCGTGGTGGTGGCGATGCCGCTTTCCCTGGTGATTTTCTCGGGACTGCGTCGCAGAGTGGCGGCTGGGATGGCCGAGCGGAGCCGTGTGCGCCGACAGCGCAAGGAGCAACTGCGTGCCCAACTCCGCGAAACGGCCGACTCCTCGCCGGTGGAGCGCGATCCGGAGGAGCCGGAATCGGACCGCCGGGAGGAATGA
- a CDS encoding WXG100 family type VII secretion target yields MALFEDSADPLAKLDVETNQDSSEGLKSAIEGASWQVQGINWIYEQVTGQNLVESLISPITGDFAKIGQNAEAWTAVGESLRAIRENINHGASDLRESWEGDAAASFEAMIVGTWTVALEADAAVADLISQGFTKAADASEMLCSKILEMLTKLVNRLIQAACTAWIPVGGWANAVRLVLQCVDLVFMILDMIEAIKQMYEGVQQMIEGVKSAGTSLSKIKEIASGDGPRSTGDAVNAVLDQGSELSSAVSGVTDGATQVADGATQVRDGATQTSQTYSDMRGGGGSAQDGSASTGPSGSQGDGGNSGYQTSMSGTL; encoded by the coding sequence GTGGCGTTGTTCGAGGACTCCGCCGATCCGTTGGCCAAGCTCGACGTCGAGACGAACCAGGACAGTTCGGAAGGACTGAAATCGGCGATCGAGGGGGCCAGCTGGCAGGTCCAGGGGATCAACTGGATCTACGAGCAGGTGACCGGCCAGAACCTGGTCGAGTCCCTGATCTCGCCGATCACCGGCGATTTCGCCAAGATCGGCCAGAACGCCGAGGCGTGGACGGCCGTGGGCGAGTCGCTGCGGGCGATCCGCGAGAACATCAATCACGGTGCCAGCGATCTGCGCGAGAGCTGGGAGGGGGACGCCGCGGCCTCCTTCGAGGCCATGATCGTCGGGACCTGGACCGTAGCCCTCGAGGCCGACGCCGCGGTGGCCGATCTGATCAGCCAGGGCTTCACCAAGGCGGCCGATGCCTCGGAGATGCTGTGCTCGAAGATCCTCGAGATGTTGACCAAGCTGGTCAACAGGCTGATCCAGGCCGCCTGCACCGCCTGGATCCCGGTCGGGGGCTGGGCGAACGCGGTACGTCTCGTTCTGCAGTGCGTCGACCTCGTTTTCATGATCCTGGACATGATCGAGGCGATCAAGCAGATGTACGAGGGCGTCCAGCAGATGATCGAGGGCGTCAAGTCCGCGGGGACCTCGCTTTCCAAGATAAAGGAGATCGCCAGTGGTGACGGTCCGCGCAGCACCGGGGACGCCGTCAACGCGGTCCTGGACCAGGGCAGCGAGCTCAGCAGTGCCGTGTCCGGGGTGACCGACGGAGCCACGCAGGTGGCCGACGGAGCCACTCAGGTGCGGGACGGGGCCACTCAGACGAGCCAGACCTACTCCGATATGCGCGGCGGTGGTGGTTCCGCACAGGACGGTTCCGCTTCGACCGGGCCCTCCGGTTCCCAGGGCGACGGTGGGAACTCGGGCTATCAGACGTCCATGTCGGGGACCCTGTAG
- the hemL gene encoding glutamate-1-semialdehyde 2,1-aminomutase, whose translation MTADTPANSTSSVSDPAPRSAQLFERAEAVTPGGVNSPVRAFHSVGGTPRFMVRGEGAYLWDADDNRFVDLVSSWGPMVNGHAHPDVVEAVREVASNGLSFGTPAAGEIDLAGEIIDRVDPVEHVRLVNSGTEGTMTSIRLARAFTGRSKVVKFSGCYHGHVDSLLASAGSGVATLGLPSIPGVTDAQAADTIVVGYNDIEAVREVFAEHGDDIACVITEAAAGNMGVVAPREGFNAELREITRSAGALLVMDEVMTGFRVSRAGWYGIDGVAGDLYVFGKVMSGGLPAAAFGGRADVMDLLAPRGPVYQAGTLAGNPVAVAAGLANLRAADDAAYAALDRNSARLGELLTESLSAHGVPHQVSFAGNMLSVFFTETPVHDFAGAKSQQTWRFPPFFHELLRRGVYPPPSAFECWFVNSAMDDTAFETIADALPHAARAAAAAGSEAGK comes from the coding sequence GTGACTGCCGATACTCCCGCGAACTCCACGTCGTCCGTATCCGATCCCGCGCCACGCTCCGCGCAGCTGTTCGAGCGCGCGGAGGCCGTGACACCCGGTGGGGTCAACTCCCCGGTGCGCGCTTTCCACTCGGTCGGCGGGACACCGCGGTTCATGGTTCGCGGCGAGGGCGCCTACCTCTGGGACGCCGACGACAACCGCTTCGTGGACCTGGTTTCCTCGTGGGGACCGATGGTCAACGGCCACGCGCACCCGGACGTGGTCGAGGCGGTGCGCGAGGTGGCCTCCAACGGCTTGTCCTTCGGCACCCCGGCCGCGGGGGAGATCGACCTCGCCGGGGAGATCATCGACCGGGTCGATCCGGTCGAGCACGTGCGGCTGGTCAACTCGGGGACCGAGGGCACGATGACCTCGATCAGGTTGGCGCGCGCCTTCACCGGGCGCAGCAAGGTCGTCAAGTTCTCCGGTTGCTACCACGGGCACGTCGATTCGCTGCTGGCCAGCGCGGGCTCCGGAGTGGCGACCCTCGGGCTGCCGAGCATACCCGGTGTGACCGACGCCCAGGCCGCCGACACCATCGTGGTCGGTTACAACGACATCGAGGCCGTGCGCGAGGTCTTCGCCGAGCACGGCGACGACATCGCCTGCGTGATCACCGAGGCGGCCGCGGGCAACATGGGGGTCGTGGCACCGCGGGAGGGCTTCAACGCCGAGCTGCGGGAGATCACCCGTTCCGCCGGTGCGCTGCTGGTGATGGACGAGGTGATGACGGGCTTCCGGGTGTCGCGGGCCGGTTGGTACGGCATCGACGGCGTCGCGGGCGATCTGTACGTCTTCGGCAAGGTCATGTCCGGCGGACTCCCCGCGGCCGCGTTCGGGGGACGCGCCGACGTGATGGACCTGCTGGCCCCGCGGGGCCCGGTCTACCAGGCGGGAACCCTGGCCGGTAACCCAGTGGCCGTCGCGGCGGGACTGGCAAATCTGCGCGCCGCCGACGACGCGGCCTACGCGGCCCTGGACCGCAACTCCGCCAGGCTCGGCGAGCTGCTCACGGAATCGCTGAGCGCCCACGGGGTGCCGCACCAGGTCTCCTTCGCCGGGAACATGCTCAGCGTCTTCTTCACCGAGACACCGGTGCACGACTTCGCCGGGGCGAAGTCCCAGCAGACCTGGAGGTTCCCCCCGTTCTTCCACGAGCTGCTGCGGCGCGGCGTCTACCCGCCGCCGAGCGCCTTCGAGTGCTGGTTCGTCAACTCGGCCATGGACGACACCGCCTTCGAGACCATCGCGGACGCGCTGCCGCACGCGGCGAGAGCGGCAGCAGCGGCCGGTTCGGAGGCGGGGAAGTGA
- a CDS encoding BldC family transcriptional regulator: MTASTQQLPQNSQDQLLTPGEVAAMFRVDPKTVTRWATAGRIGSIRTPGGHRRFRESEVRTMLAELTSDVDTVNGV; the protein is encoded by the coding sequence GTGACAGCGTCGACCCAGCAGCTTCCGCAGAACAGCCAGGATCAACTGCTCACTCCAGGAGAGGTCGCCGCTATGTTCCGCGTCGACCCGAAGACCGTGACCAGGTGGGCCACCGCGGGCCGGATCGGGTCGATTCGCACGCCGGGCGGGCACCGCAGGTTCCGCGAATCCGAGGTCCGCACCATGCTCGCCGAGCTGACCAGCGATGTGGACACGGTGAACGGCGTCTGA